Proteins from a single region of Hordeum vulgare subsp. vulgare chromosome 6H, MorexV3_pseudomolecules_assembly, whole genome shotgun sequence:
- the LOC123403983 gene encoding benzyl alcohol O-benzoyltransferase-like translates to MAQWTAGDWLVASDGGRRWGSWEEHVTGDMVMRSFLYGPSDVAVMKKSLPPGLHDTTTSFEVLAAFLWRACTAALALRSDEETRLVTVVNMGRHFALGLPAGYYGYACANPAVVMAAGALLSRPIGDVVDLVREAKASVTNEYARSMEDYLVLDGRPALTATNLFTLTDLRRIGFDRVDFGWGEPVYAGAARSML, encoded by the coding sequence ATGGCGCAATGGACAGCGGGAGATTGGTTGGTGGCATCCGACGGCGGGAGGCGCTGGGGATCGTGGGAGGAGCACGTAACCGGCGACATGGTCATGCGCTCCTTCCTGTACGGCCCTTCCGACGTCGCCGTGATGAAGAAATCCCTTCCGCCTGGTCTCCACGACACAACCACGAGCTTCGAGGTGCTGGCAGCGTTCTTGTGGCGCGCATGCACGGCGGCGCTGGCTCTCCGGTCGGACGAGGAGACGCGGCTGGTGACCGTCGTCAACATGGGGAGGCACTTCGCTCTAGGCCTGCCCGCCGGCTATTACGGTTACGCCTGCGCCAACCCGGCGGTGGTGATGGCCGCTGGGGCGCTACTGAGCCGCCCGATAGGAGATGTGGTGGATCTGGTTCGGGAGGCGAAGGCGTCGGTGACGAACGAGTACGCGCGCTCCATGGAAGACTACCTGGTGTTGGACGGGCGGCCTGCGTTGACCGCGACGAACCTGTTCACCCTCACCGACCTCAGGCGCATAGGCTTCGACCGTGTGGACTTCGGCTGGGGCGAGCCGGTGTACGCCGGCGCGGCCAGATCAATGCTCTAG